One window of Populus nigra chromosome 5, ddPopNigr1.1, whole genome shotgun sequence genomic DNA carries:
- the LOC133693838 gene encoding pentatricopeptide repeat-containing protein At4g21065-like gives MASLPSVAITGTLRLGTELKKHPSATEKTSNISYQRSSINTQSDANLEPFRPLEFHEALSLIKEGEQVESSYYVPLLQHCIDKVSVPETEMVHAHVIKTGTHEEFFVMSFLVNVYAKCGVMVNARKVFDNLPRRNVVVWTTLMTGYVQNSQPEVAVEVFGDMLESGSFPSNFTLSIALNACSSLESITLGKQFHAFIIKYRISHDSSIGNALCSLYSKFGSLDSSVKAFRETGEKDVISWTTIISACGDNGRAGMGLRLFIEMLFENVEPNDFTLTSVLSLCSTIQSSDLGMQVHSLSTKLGHESNLRITNSLVYLYLKCGCIDEAKNLFNRMEYKNLITWNAMIAGHAQAMDLAKDNFSAQQTGTEALGMYLKLNRSGRKPDLFTLSSILTVCSRLAALEQGEQIHAQTIKSGFLSDVVVGTALVDMYDKCGSIERARKAFLDMSTRTLISWTSMITSFARHGQSQHALQLFEDMRLAGFRPNQITFVGVLAACSHAGMVDEALEYFEIMQKEYKIKPVMDHYGCLVDMFVRLGRLDEAFDVIKRMDVEPNEFIWLLLIAGCRNHGNEELGFYAAEQLLKLKPRSTETYVVLLNMYISAERWEDVSMVRRLMKEEKVGKLKDWSRISIKGEVHSFKTNNRLHNHTAELHTLLNDLVDRAKSLGYEQFENMEVIDDEEEEAEQKAFSSAVYHSEKLAVTFGLLNTPIGAPIRVIKSVTMCKDCHDFMKVVSSHTTRHIIIKDGKRLHKFVNGQCSCADSHGLL, from the exons ATGGCTTCTTTGCCCTCTGTTGCTATCACTGGCACTCTCAGGCTTGGAACTGAACTCAAAAAGCACCCCTCTGCCACCGAAAAG ACTTCTAACATTTCGTATCAAAGGAGTTCTATAAATACCCAATCGGATGCAAATCTTGAACCATTCAGGCCTCTGGAGTTTCACGAAGCGCTTTCATTGATAAAAGAGGGCGAACAAGTTGAGTCCTCTTATTATGTTCCTCTTTTGCAACATTGCATAGACAAGGTTTCGGTCCCAGAGACTGAAATGGTTCATGCTCACGTGATAAAGACTGGAACCCATGAAGAGTTTTTTGTTATGTCATTTCTAGTCAATGTTTATGCAAAATGTGGGGTTATGGTAAATGCTAGAAAAGTTTTTGATAATTTGCCTAGAAGAAATGTAGTCGTGTGGACAACTTTGATGACAGGTTATGTTCAAAATTCACAACCTGAGGTAGCTGTTGAGGTTTTTGGAGACATGTTAGAATCTGGGTCATTTCCTTCAAATTTCACTCTGTCAATTGCTTTGAATGCTTGTTCTTCTCTGGAGTCTATCACATTGGGGAAACAGTTCCATGCCTTCATTATTAAGTACCGGATCAGTCACGACTCCAGTATTGGAAATGCTCTCTGTAGTTTGTACTCGAAATTTGGCAGCTTGGACTCTTCGGTTAAAGCTTTTCGTGAGACTGGAGAAAAGGATGTAATTTCCTGGACGACGATTATATCTGCTTGCGGTGACAATGGCAGAGCAGGAATGGGTTTAAGACTTTTCATTGAAATGCTTTTTGAGAATGTTGAGCCTAATGACTTCACACTAACAAGCGTGTTGAGCTTGTGCAGCACAATACAGTCTTCGGATCTGGGGATGCAGGTTCACTCATTGAGCACTAAACTTGGCCATGAATCAAACCTGCGCATCACAAATTCTCTTGTTTACTTGTACCTTAAATGTGGATGCATTGATGAGGCGAAGAATTTGTTTAATAGAATGGAATATAAGAACTTGATTACGTGGAATGCAATGATTGCAGGTCATGCTCAAGCAATGGATCTTGCGAAAGACAATTTTTCAGCACAGCAAACTGGAACTGAGGCACTCGGCATGTATTTGAAGTTGAATCGCTCTGGCAGGAAACCTGATCTATTCACCTTGTCAAGTATCCTAACTGTATGCAGTAGGCTGGCAGCCTTAGAGCAGGGGGAACAAATACATGCCCAGACTATTAAATCAGGGTTTTTATCAGATGTAGTTGTTGGAACTGCACTTGTGGATATGTACGACAAGTGTGGAAGTATTGAGAGGGCAAGAAAAGCTTTTCTGGATATGTCTACAAGAACATTGATATCTTGGACCAGCATGATTACAAGTTTTGCACGGCATGGCCAGTCTCAGCATGCACTGCAGCTTTTTGAAGACATGAGGCTAGCTGGATTCAGGCCAAACCAGATCACTTTTGTGGGCGTTCTGGCTGCATGTAGCCATGCTGGAATGGTCGATGAAGCACTTGAGTATTTTGAAATAATGCAAAAGGAATACAAAATTAAGCCAGTAATGGACCATTATGGATGCTTGGTTGACATGTTTGTGAGGCTAGGTAGACTAGATGAAGCTTTTGATGTCATCAAGAGAATGGATGTAGAACCAAACGAGTTTATATGGTTGCTCTTGATTGCTGGGTGTAGAAATCATGGGAATGAAGAACTAGGGTTTTATGCTGCTGAACAGTTACTCAAACTCAAGCCCAGAAGCACTGAGACTTATGTCGTGTTGTTAAATATGTACATCTCTGCAGAGAGGTGGGAGGATGTTTCTATGGTGAGAAGATTGATGAAAGAGGAGAAAGTCGGAAAGTTAAAGGACTGGAGTAGGATCAGCATTAAGGGAGAGGTTCAttcattcaaaacaaataaccGGTTGCATAACCATACTGCAGAGCTGCATACACTATTGAATGATTTGGTTGACAGAGCAAAGAGTCTCGGGTACGAGCAGTTCGAGAATATGGAGGTAATTGATGATGAGGAAGAGGAAGCCGAACAGAAGGCATTCTCTTCTGCTGTTTACCACAGTGAGAAGTTGGCAGTAACTTTTGGGTTATTGAATACGCCCATTGGTGCACCAATTAGGGTCATCAAGAGTGTCACTATGTGCAAGGATTGCCATGATTTTATGAAGGTTGTCTCATCACATACCACTAGACATATCATCATTAAAGATGGGAAGCGGCTTCATAAGTTTGTTAATGGACAATGTTCATGTGCAGATTCACATGGTCTTCTTTGA